A stretch of Desulfobacter hydrogenophilus DNA encodes these proteins:
- a CDS encoding chemotaxis protein CheW: MNDQVDSMNKAVADMTIKTGKYLTFALASEEYGIGILKVKEIIGMLPITSVPRTPEFVKGVINLRGKVIPVIDLRSKFDMKSISYNDRTCIIVVEIDAAETTVLIGIVVDTVSEVLNIKEDEIEETPAFGTKLDTRYILGMAKQDGGVKILLNIDRVLSSNEMAAIQNAS; this comes from the coding sequence ATGAATGATCAAGTTGACAGCATGAATAAGGCCGTCGCCGACATGACCATTAAAACAGGTAAATACCTGACTTTCGCATTAGCGTCGGAGGAGTATGGGATTGGTATTCTTAAAGTGAAAGAAATAATCGGTATGTTACCCATCACTTCGGTCCCCAGAACCCCGGAATTTGTCAAAGGCGTCATAAATTTGCGGGGAAAAGTAATCCCCGTAATTGATCTTCGGTCAAAATTTGATATGAAATCAATTTCTTACAATGACAGGACCTGCATTATTGTCGTCGAAATTGATGCGGCGGAAACCACTGTTCTAATCGGAATTGTGGTTGATACCGTCTCCGAGGTTTTAAATATAAAAGAAGACGAAATTGAGGAAACCCCGGCTTTTGGTACGAAACTGGATACACGATATATCCTTGGCATGGCCAAGCAAGATGGGGGCGTCAAAATTCTTTTGAATATAGATAGGGTTCTTTCGTCCAATGAAATGGCCGCTATTCAAAATGCTTCATAA
- a CDS encoding thiamine pyrophosphate-dependent enzyme, giving the protein MSDKDRYESAYENQWCPGCGNFGILGAMKDALAQLNIPPEKLLIVSGIGQAAKTPHFLKCNFLHGIHGRALSIALGAKLANHDLNILVNSGDGDCYGEGGNHFIHAARRNTDMTLLVHNNQIYGLTKGQASPTSAWGMTTAMQPGGVISEPLNGPALALTMGAGFVARGFSGNKEHLSGLIQAAVQYKGFSVIDIFQPCVTFNRVNTAQWYKDRIYELDETKDRDDFGTAMTLARETGDRIPVGILYTKEKKEFISQIKGLEKGPLIDRHYDPDRLEKVVQEYI; this is encoded by the coding sequence ATGTCAGATAAAGACCGTTATGAATCCGCTTACGAAAACCAGTGGTGTCCGGGGTGTGGCAATTTCGGCATCCTTGGGGCGATGAAGGATGCCTTGGCGCAACTCAATATTCCGCCGGAAAAACTGTTGATTGTCTCCGGCATTGGGCAGGCTGCCAAAACACCTCATTTTTTAAAATGCAATTTTCTGCACGGCATCCATGGCCGGGCACTCTCCATTGCGCTGGGAGCCAAACTAGCCAACCATGATTTAAACATTCTGGTCAATTCCGGGGACGGGGATTGTTATGGTGAAGGGGGCAATCATTTTATCCATGCAGCGCGCCGGAACACGGATATGACGCTTCTGGTGCACAATAACCAGATTTACGGGCTGACCAAGGGCCAGGCCTCTCCGACATCGGCATGGGGCATGACCACAGCCATGCAGCCTGGCGGCGTAATTTCAGAACCCTTAAACGGTCCGGCCCTGGCCCTGACCATGGGTGCCGGATTTGTGGCCCGGGGATTTTCAGGAAATAAAGAACATTTAAGCGGCCTTATTCAGGCAGCTGTTCAATACAAGGGCTTCAGTGTGATCGACATTTTTCAACCCTGTGTCACGTTTAACCGGGTTAACACCGCCCAATGGTACAAGGATCGGATCTATGAGCTGGACGAGACAAAGGACCGGGATGATTTCGGCACGGCCATGACACTGGCCCGTGAAACAGGGGACCGGATACCTGTGGGCATTTTGTATACCAAAGAAAAAAAAGAGTTTATCTCCCAGATTAAGGGGCTTGAAAAAGGCCCGCTCATTGACAGGCATTACGATCCGGACAGGCTGGAAAAAGTGGTTCAAGAATATATTTAA
- a CDS encoding ATP-binding protein, with protein MEEYLEKKQVGIAQDPVQMVAGGVAHNVRNLLDAIHGKAIMALCQAEEPDATQTHMIQIVQLVDQSTQVVDYLTQFAKIRHCRKQPVDLNCLAKTVIEQTVNQMRDVIVDINLFDRPIPVAMDEDKIGQAAVAILDNAYQALHRGKGTIIIATDIIQMMNGSCDAYGLPRGKYARLTVTDNGVGMEQDVLTNVFTPFYSYGNDRHLERNGLGLTLARNIVERHDGIIDIWSTPGRGSAFSIFLPLEHQAEEINDTDTVGTSSFFQP; from the coding sequence ATGGAAGAGTATCTGGAAAAAAAACAAGTCGGTATAGCCCAAGACCCGGTCCAAATGGTGGCCGGGGGTGTGGCCCATAACGTTCGAAATCTATTGGATGCGATCCATGGTAAGGCAATCATGGCCCTGTGCCAGGCCGAAGAACCGGATGCGACTCAGACCCATATGATTCAGATTGTTCAGTTAGTTGATCAAAGCACCCAGGTCGTAGATTATCTAACGCAGTTTGCAAAAATCAGACACTGCCGTAAACAGCCTGTGGACCTCAACTGTCTGGCAAAAACCGTAATTGAGCAGACTGTCAATCAAATGAGAGATGTTATTGTGGACATCAATCTGTTTGACCGGCCGATTCCGGTGGCGATGGACGAGGATAAAATCGGACAGGCAGCGGTCGCGATTTTAGATAATGCGTACCAGGCACTGCATAGAGGAAAGGGCACGATCATTATAGCGACCGATATTATACAAATGATGAACGGTTCCTGTGACGCTTATGGTCTTCCCAGGGGGAAATATGCACGTTTGACAGTAACGGATAACGGTGTAGGGATGGAACAAGATGTGTTGACCAATGTTTTTACGCCGTTCTATTCATATGGAAATGATCGGCACCTAGAAAGAAATGGCCTGGGATTAACATTAGCCAGGAATATTGTGGAACGCCACGACGGCATAATTGACATATGGAGCACCCCTGGACGCGGTTCGGCTTTCTCAATTTTTTTGCCTCTGGAACATCAGGCTGAGGAAATAAACGACACAGATACTGTGGGGACATCTTCCTTCTTTCAACCCTAA
- a CDS encoding MASE3 domain-containing protein, with translation MAITDITKNSGKRLAVQFAPFIVMLIAFYISTFYNFLLFHTLAEMFAVVTACSIFMVTWNARWFFKEKSFFSFVGIAYLFVGILDLTHTMTYKGVNILPGLESNVPTQLWISARYLESISLLGAFFLFKSRIKAPIYLFGFSAVTVLILLSIFVWPIFPDCYLEHAGGLTTFKKTSEYIICLILCLALFALYRSRNRFDSTLFNWLQASIIVTIVSELLFTTYIGVYGPTNMLGHFFKIVSYYCLYKALIETGLSRPYSTLFKDLANSRENYQALFSNMIDGFARHRVILDKNGTPVDYEFLETNPAFEKLTGFRNVAGKRVTQLIPNIKKDPVDWIARFGKVAMEGSPVRINGCSAQLGKWFSVNAYCIKHGEFVSIFEDITEKKQAIDALFVQREWLKTTLNSIGDGVISTDKNRRVSFMNPIAEELTGWPQADALGKTIEKVFSIDLEPRDCSCIQRQPLYLPEDLSTPFACKGMLIRRDKTRIPVEETVSQLENEKKEAAGIVLVFRDISAQQEYQKKLEGANEHLEEKIETRTQSLYQTIKRLKKEIERRVAAETRYHNAHQEVLARADQLRALAGKLTMAEQAERRRVAKVLHDGIQQYMAAAKLHLSGLERQIQDPLLSESAKKIEETIGTCIQMARSLSADLSPPALYRGGLVSGLRWLAGRMQERYQFHMDFASQISGLSLSEDIVLLVFESVRELLFNAVKYAGTPAAKVTLKIKGEDRLCLSVRDEGKGFDPSAITVSDNMKQGLGLFSIQERIELIGGTFKITSSPGDGSRFDIVLPYEQDATQPIPYDDEPAGESAASDNDAVGKRSSKKNNIRVLLADDHAIFRKGIFQALKETAGIQVVGQAHDGMEIVELAEKLKPDVILMDINMPGINGIEATRRIYKRHPEIKILALSMYEKKEYARDIIAAGAVNFISKGCTASEMVAAIQNAIVTI, from the coding sequence ATGGCAATAACCGACATCACTAAAAACAGCGGGAAACGGCTTGCTGTTCAGTTCGCACCCTTTATTGTGATGCTGATAGCCTTTTACATCAGCACATTTTACAATTTTCTGCTCTTTCATACCCTTGCCGAGATGTTTGCGGTGGTGACCGCCTGCAGCATTTTCATGGTTACCTGGAATGCCCGGTGGTTTTTCAAAGAAAAATCGTTTTTCTCTTTTGTGGGGATCGCTTATCTTTTTGTGGGTATCCTGGATCTGACACATACCATGACCTATAAAGGGGTCAATATTCTGCCGGGCCTTGAATCCAATGTGCCGACCCAGTTGTGGATATCAGCCCGCTACCTTGAAAGCATTTCATTGTTAGGGGCATTTTTTTTATTTAAAAGCCGGATCAAGGCCCCAATCTATCTCTTTGGTTTTTCTGCAGTCACGGTGTTGATTCTGCTTTCCATTTTTGTCTGGCCGATATTTCCCGACTGCTATCTTGAACATGCCGGCGGTCTAACCACATTCAAAAAAACCAGCGAATACATCATCTGCCTGATTCTATGCCTGGCGCTGTTCGCGCTTTATCGCAGCCGGAACCGGTTCGACAGCACACTTTTCAACTGGCTGCAGGCATCCATCATTGTGACCATTGTTTCGGAACTGCTGTTTACAACCTATATCGGGGTGTATGGGCCGACCAATATGCTGGGCCACTTTTTCAAGATCGTCTCCTATTACTGCCTTTACAAGGCCCTTATTGAAACCGGTCTTTCAAGGCCTTACAGTACATTGTTTAAAGATCTTGCCAACAGCCGGGAAAATTATCAGGCCTTATTTTCAAATATGATCGACGGGTTTGCCAGGCATCGGGTAATTTTAGATAAAAACGGAACACCCGTGGATTATGAATTTCTGGAAACCAACCCTGCGTTTGAAAAACTGACAGGTTTTAGAAATGTGGCCGGCAAAAGGGTCACACAGTTAATACCGAATATAAAAAAAGACCCTGTCGACTGGATTGCGCGTTTTGGTAAAGTGGCCATGGAAGGTTCCCCTGTTCGTATTAATGGATGCTCTGCCCAGCTTGGAAAATGGTTTTCCGTTAACGCCTATTGTATCAAACACGGCGAGTTTGTCAGCATTTTTGAAGACATCACGGAAAAAAAACAGGCTATTGATGCCCTCTTTGTTCAAAGAGAGTGGCTTAAAACCACATTAAACAGTATTGGAGATGGTGTCATCTCAACCGATAAAAACAGGCGGGTTTCATTTATGAATCCTATTGCAGAAGAACTCACCGGCTGGCCCCAGGCAGATGCATTAGGGAAAACAATTGAAAAAGTATTTTCCATAGATCTGGAACCCCGGGATTGTTCCTGTATACAAAGACAGCCCCTCTATCTTCCCGAAGATCTGTCGACTCCCTTTGCTTGTAAAGGGATGCTGATTCGTCGGGACAAGACCCGAATTCCGGTTGAGGAGACCGTCAGCCAACTTGAAAATGAAAAAAAAGAGGCGGCCGGGATTGTGCTCGTTTTTCGCGATATCAGCGCCCAGCAGGAATATCAGAAAAAGCTTGAAGGGGCCAATGAACATCTCGAAGAAAAAATTGAAACGCGGACCCAGTCCTTGTACCAGACCATCAAACGCCTTAAAAAGGAGATCGAACGGCGTGTGGCGGCAGAAACCCGTTACCACAATGCCCACCAGGAGGTGCTGGCCCGGGCGGACCAGCTCAGAGCGCTTGCCGGAAAGCTTACCATGGCAGAGCAGGCGGAACGCAGGCGGGTGGCAAAGGTGCTGCATGACGGTATCCAGCAGTATATGGCAGCAGCCAAGCTACATTTAAGCGGACTGGAACGGCAGATCCAGGACCCGCTGTTGAGTGAATCGGCTAAAAAAATTGAAGAAACCATCGGCACCTGCATCCAGATGGCTCGCTCATTAAGCGCTGACTTAAGCCCGCCTGCACTTTATAGAGGTGGGCTGGTCTCCGGTTTAAGGTGGCTTGCCGGACGAATGCAGGAACGTTATCAATTTCACATGGATTTCGCATCACAAATATCCGGTTTATCGCTTTCCGAAGATATTGTGTTGCTGGTGTTTGAATCCGTACGCGAACTGCTGTTCAATGCAGTCAAGTATGCTGGAACGCCAGCAGCCAAAGTAACCCTGAAAATAAAGGGTGAGGATCGTCTTTGTCTCAGTGTCCGAGACGAGGGCAAGGGATTTGATCCATCAGCGATCACAGTTTCCGATAATATGAAGCAGGGACTTGGCCTGTTCAGCATCCAAGAGCGAATTGAATTAATCGGGGGAACCTTTAAGATTACCAGCAGCCCGGGTGACGGCAGCCGGTTTGATATTGTGTTGCCGTACGAACAGGATGCAACACAACCCATTCCATATGACGATGAGCCAGCCGGCGAATCTGCCGCTTCAGATAATGATGCTGTCGGGAAGCGGTCGTCCAAAAAAAATAATATCCGGGTATTGCTGGCAGACGATCATGCGATTTTTCGCAAAGGCATATTCCAGGCGCTTAAAGAAACTGCCGGCATCCAGGTAGTCGGCCAGGCCCACGACGGCATGGAGATTGTGGAGCTGGCCGAAAAATTAAAGCCGGATGTGATCCTGATGGATATCAATATGCCTGGCATAAACGGCATTGAAGCGACCCGCCGTATTTATAAAAGACATCCTGAAATAAAAATTCTGGCCCTGTCCATGTATGAGAAAAAAGAGTATGCCCGGGACATCATTGCTGCCGGTGCCGTAAATTTTATCAGTAAGGGGTGCACCGCTTCTGAAATGGTAGCGGCCATTCAAAACGCCATAGTCACTATTTAA
- a CDS encoding desulfoferrodoxin yields MAERKQVYKCELCGNVVEVLHGADGDLVCCGAEMVLFEEKAADEGKEKHVPVVEATTQGVKVKVGSNPHPMEEKHYIEWIEVIDGETSCRHYLKPGQTPEAVFKGCSKNVTAREYCNVHGLWKS; encoded by the coding sequence ATGGCTGAAAGAAAACAGGTTTATAAATGCGAACTTTGTGGAAATGTTGTTGAGGTTCTTCACGGGGCAGATGGGGACCTGGTCTGTTGTGGTGCGGAAATGGTTCTTTTTGAAGAAAAAGCTGCGGATGAGGGAAAAGAGAAACATGTTCCCGTGGTTGAAGCCACAACCCAAGGCGTTAAAGTGAAAGTTGGGTCAAATCCCCACCCCATGGAGGAAAAACACTATATTGAATGGATTGAAGTTATTGACGGGGAGACATCCTGCCGTCATTACCTGAAACCAGGGCAGACCCCGGAAGCCGTTTTTAAAGGCTGTTCCAAAAATGTTACCGCCCGGGAATACTGTAACGTTCATGGGCTTTGGAAGTCTTAA
- a CDS encoding response regulator, which yields MKKIVVAEDNTLLREGLCLMINSDKNLEVVAQAADGFSAIERTLSLQEPPDLIMMDLSMPRMDGVSAIKEIKRHRPDSKIMALTIHDSDEFILDCFDAGASGYCLKDSSQDELLKAIHVVLSGKTYISPGITGTVMEGFIDGRRKLKKTTAWDSLTQREREVLKLVAEGYTSKEVAGLLCISPKTVERHRSNIMNKLNLHNVSELTAFAIEKGLVV from the coding sequence ATGAAAAAGATTGTAGTCGCTGAAGATAATACCCTGCTGCGTGAAGGGTTGTGCCTGATGATCAATTCGGATAAAAATCTTGAAGTAGTGGCCCAGGCCGCAGACGGGTTTTCTGCCATTGAAAGAACCCTTTCGCTTCAAGAGCCGCCGGATCTGATAATGATGGATCTGTCTATGCCCAGGATGGACGGGGTCTCTGCCATCAAAGAAATCAAGCGCCATAGGCCGGATTCCAAAATTATGGCGTTGACCATTCACGATTCGGATGAATTCATCCTGGACTGCTTTGATGCCGGTGCCTCGGGATACTGTTTAAAAGACTCGTCCCAGGATGAATTGTTAAAAGCAATCCATGTGGTCCTCTCCGGAAAGACCTATATCAGCCCGGGGATTACCGGCACCGTCATGGAAGGATTCATAGACGGCCGTCGAAAACTGAAGAAAACAACTGCCTGGGACAGCCTGACCCAGCGGGAACGGGAAGTCCTCAAGTTGGTAGCTGAAGGATATACCAGCAAAGAGGTAGCCGGGTTATTATGTATTAGTCCCAAAACTGTGGAGCGCCATCGCTCTAACATTATGAATAAACTGAATCTGCACAATGTCTCTGAATTAACTGCATTTGCCATTGAAAAGGGGCTGGTAGTATAA
- a CDS encoding methyl-accepting chemotaxis protein, with translation MKNLSLGLKITYGFAVLIIIAVALGLMAVVNMRTVETKSKMLAHEYIPEVAVAMDLSDAASQMAFEMRGYGYTEDKKLYQLSQAAMESVDMALQKARELEENSPNLKKLKGQIDIASKAIETYKSLIKKTVETIARFAANRRTLEESAQKYMSTSADFLMGQNTEFKSDLNDRQQKVKLATNLVHIGSSVRVTNFKAQATNDMELMKTAISQLDGVDAPLNDLRAITRDREDIQRLKAIQSAAQAYQKAIEQFMIEFNRGSLADQRRLSRYRDQMDENAGIYVSNCDGFLEGQHEKLNTDMMERNAKITLVNDIITLGNETRIGAFKSQALRSPEVMNAALENFSHIDLKFEELEKITRIPEDLKRIEEVKTAGRDYQAAMKNFLKNWITMQDLGVKRLDANNKVLNACKTMANAGIGATDTIAKDAVNALSSASILMIIGLIGALIIGILCAFFITRSITKPINKIIAGLNEGAVQVAAASGEVSSSSQSMAEGASQQAASIEETSSSMEEMSAMTKKNAQNSNNADGLMKDANAIVSTAGQSMNELTRSMEDISKASEETSKIIKTIDEIAFQTNLLALNAAVEAARAGEAGAGFAVVADEVRNLAMRAADAAKDTAALIEDTVKKVTDGSGIVSSTSEAFSKVAESSAKVGALVSEISVASTEQSTGIAEVNNAITEMDRVVQQNAANAEESASAAEEMSAQAEQLKEYVDNLVMLVTGKSNSNRNLGDYQSVKALPKSTPGKANNKAKARDRHLDSSRPDQIIPFDDDETFEDF, from the coding sequence ATGAAAAACCTAAGTCTGGGATTAAAAATCACATATGGATTTGCAGTATTAATCATCATTGCCGTTGCCCTTGGTTTAATGGCCGTTGTAAATATGCGAACGGTGGAAACAAAAAGTAAGATGTTGGCCCATGAGTATATACCGGAAGTAGCCGTTGCCATGGATTTAAGTGATGCAGCCAGCCAGATGGCGTTTGAAATGAGAGGGTATGGATATACGGAAGATAAAAAGCTCTATCAACTGAGCCAGGCGGCAATGGAATCCGTTGATATGGCCTTGCAAAAGGCACGTGAACTCGAGGAAAATTCTCCCAATTTAAAAAAGCTAAAAGGTCAGATAGATATCGCTTCCAAAGCGATTGAAACGTATAAATCCTTAATAAAAAAAACCGTTGAGACCATCGCCAGATTTGCGGCCAATAGACGAACCCTGGAGGAATCTGCTCAAAAATATATGTCAACTTCTGCTGATTTTTTAATGGGTCAAAACACAGAATTCAAATCTGATCTGAATGACCGTCAGCAGAAGGTCAAACTTGCCACGAATCTTGTTCATATCGGTTCCAGCGTCAGGGTTACCAATTTTAAAGCCCAGGCCACAAACGACATGGAACTTATGAAAACCGCAATTTCACAATTGGATGGCGTTGACGCACCGTTAAACGACTTAAGGGCTATCACCCGTGATAGGGAAGACATTCAAAGACTTAAAGCCATTCAATCTGCGGCTCAAGCGTATCAGAAAGCGATAGAACAATTTATGATTGAGTTTAATCGCGGCAGCCTGGCAGACCAAAGACGGCTGAGCAGATACCGGGACCAGATGGATGAAAATGCCGGAATTTATGTGTCCAACTGCGATGGGTTTCTTGAAGGGCAGCACGAAAAATTAAATACGGACATGATGGAAAGAAATGCGAAGATTACCCTGGTGAACGATATTATTACCCTTGGAAATGAGACGCGAATAGGGGCATTTAAATCCCAGGCATTGAGAAGCCCTGAAGTTATGAATGCCGCGTTGGAGAATTTTTCACACATAGATCTCAAGTTTGAAGAACTGGAAAAAATCACACGGATACCTGAAGACTTAAAGCGGATTGAGGAGGTTAAGACGGCTGGTCGTGACTACCAGGCCGCTATGAAGAATTTTCTTAAAAATTGGATTACTATGCAGGACCTGGGGGTTAAACGCCTGGACGCCAATAACAAAGTTCTCAATGCATGTAAAACTATGGCAAATGCTGGAATCGGCGCAACCGACACCATTGCCAAGGATGCTGTGAACGCGCTTTCAAGTGCATCTATTCTCATGATTATCGGATTAATCGGCGCGCTTATCATCGGTATTCTTTGCGCATTTTTTATTACACGCAGCATTACCAAACCGATTAACAAAATCATTGCCGGTCTTAACGAAGGTGCAGTGCAGGTGGCGGCGGCATCTGGGGAAGTTTCATCGTCCAGCCAGTCCATGGCAGAAGGCGCCTCCCAACAAGCCGCATCCATCGAAGAAACCTCTTCATCCATGGAAGAGATGTCAGCCATGACCAAAAAAAATGCCCAGAATTCAAATAATGCCGACGGGTTGATGAAAGATGCGAATGCGATTGTGAGTACTGCCGGCCAGTCCATGAATGAATTAACACGATCCATGGAGGATATCTCCAAAGCGTCAGAGGAAACGTCGAAAATAATAAAAACCATTGATGAAATCGCATTTCAGACAAATCTGCTCGCCTTAAATGCCGCGGTGGAAGCCGCCCGTGCCGGTGAAGCAGGTGCAGGGTTTGCCGTCGTTGCCGATGAGGTCAGAAATTTGGCTATGCGAGCTGCAGATGCGGCCAAAGATACGGCAGCGCTTATAGAAGATACGGTCAAAAAGGTAACCGATGGTTCCGGCATCGTATCCTCAACCAGTGAGGCATTCTCCAAAGTGGCGGAAAGCTCGGCCAAAGTCGGGGCCCTGGTCTCAGAGATTTCCGTGGCATCAACCGAACAATCCACTGGGATTGCCGAAGTCAACAATGCCATCACTGAAATGGACCGGGTTGTCCAGCAAAATGCAGCCAATGCAGAAGAGTCCGCCTCAGCGGCAGAAGAGATGAGTGCCCAGGCCGAACAACTTAAAGAATATGTTGATAATCTTGTGATGCTGGTTACCGGTAAAAGCAATTCCAATCGGAACTTGGGTGATTACCAATCTGTTAAAGCGTTGCCTAAAAGCACCCCAGGCAAAGCAAACAATAAAGCAAAAGCCAGGGATCGTCACTTGGATTCAAGTCGTCCGGATCAAATCATCCCGTTTGATGACGACGAAACCTTTGAAGACTTTTAA
- a CDS encoding DUF1566 domain-containing protein: MKGPFQTGQNRCWNSTGDDTDCNDSGQDGESRSGAPWPEPRFNIGQDTVTDCAVGLVWLKNAGLSDFPLSWQEALDFVADLNRKKFVGRDGWRLPRRRELFLLVSHTRINPAIVHADLFENIFNGYYWTGNTCARLPDQAWYIHAGGGRVVRGMKHQSAMVWPVHDPDEKTNQEKTIETSIDPDQRFQTKNSIVFDRETELQWMRNADVTGRAVTWSQALEKIHQLNREQADGFRDWRLPNIRELESLVALSRHSPAICGTDCFDRVQDFYWSSTTSVYEPAYAWALYTRDGYIGVGHKADAIFFVWPVRG; the protein is encoded by the coding sequence ATGAAAGGACCATTCCAGACCGGTCAAAACAGATGCTGGAACAGCACTGGTGATGACACCGACTGTAACGATTCAGGACAGGACGGCGAGAGTAGAAGCGGAGCGCCCTGGCCTGAACCCCGGTTTAATATTGGTCAGGACACCGTAACTGACTGTGCTGTCGGTCTTGTTTGGCTGAAAAACGCAGGATTGAGTGATTTCCCGTTATCATGGCAGGAAGCCCTGGATTTTGTCGCAGACCTGAACCGAAAAAAATTTGTAGGTCGTGACGGCTGGCGGCTGCCCCGGCGCAGGGAGCTGTTCCTGCTGGTCAGCCATACCCGCATTAATCCGGCCATTGTCCACGCGGATCTGTTTGAAAATATTTTTAACGGGTATTACTGGACCGGTAATACCTGTGCCCGTCTGCCGGATCAGGCCTGGTATATCCATGCCGGCGGCGGGCGGGTTGTCAGAGGAATGAAACACCAGTCGGCAATGGTCTGGCCGGTTCATGATCCTGATGAGAAGACAAATCAAGAAAAAACTATAGAGACAAGCATTGATCCTGACCAAAGGTTTCAGACAAAAAACAGCATTGTTTTTGACAGGGAAACAGAACTCCAGTGGATGCGCAATGCCGACGTAACAGGCCGTGCCGTGACATGGTCCCAGGCCCTGGAGAAAATCCATCAGCTGAACCGGGAACAGGCGGACGGATTCCGTGATTGGCGCCTGCCCAATATCCGGGAACTTGAAAGTCTGGTGGCGCTGTCCCGGCATTCCCCGGCCATTTGTGGTACAGACTGTTTTGACCGGGTTCAAGATTTTTACTGGTCCTCCACCACCAGTGTGTATGAACCCGCCTATGCCTGGGCGTTGTATACCCGGGACGGTTATATTGGGGTGGGCCATAAAGCGGATGCCATTTTTTTTGTCTGGCCGGTGCGCGGATAG